A genomic region of Bdellovibrionales bacterium contains the following coding sequences:
- a CDS encoding Hpt domain-containing protein, giving the protein MSFDRESFMSLIEGDKELFSSLLSLFEDDWPKLIFKIRAGLKEKKAKSVEEAAHRLKGSLRNFYANEAALLAQRIESAGKSNSLDHLDGVVDELNSRLAKIQSDLHQFLKEMS; this is encoded by the coding sequence GTGAGTTTTGATCGTGAGTCATTTATGAGTCTCATTGAAGGAGACAAAGAGCTTTTTTCTAGCTTGCTGAGTCTCTTTGAGGACGATTGGCCAAAATTAATATTTAAAATTCGAGCGGGCCTGAAAGAGAAAAAGGCAAAATCTGTTGAAGAGGCGGCTCATCGTTTAAAAGGGAGTTTGCGAAATTTCTACGCAAACGAGGCAGCTCTCTTGGCGCAAAGGATTGAAAGCGCTGGAAAATCAAACAGCCTTGATCATCTCGATGGGGTCGTTGATGAGTTGAATTCTCGGCTTGCAAAAATACAGTCCGATTTGCATCAGTTCCTCAAAGAGATGTCCTGA
- a CDS encoding nucleoside phosphorylase: MSFPHYPEKWRLPGWVNPEKIVDYMKKQGRLDYDPPDAVIFVYSSGFEEKIDSNHDILVRAFLGGRLGFFKSSGLRIAYLSGFGIGAAAVAAKVEELTTFGVRQFVSLGMAGGISPKLKLGELVICEESIRDEGASHHYLAPGDRAIADPVLVNRLKEGCRRCGVVFGKGSSWTIDSPYRETQEELRYYREAGILTVEMEASALFAVAKYRGVSAAAIFVVSDLLQDEREWEPNFHFKQVKQGMELGLKIILDTLNSLQS, translated from the coding sequence ATGTCGTTTCCGCATTACCCCGAAAAGTGGCGGCTTCCGGGGTGGGTGAATCCTGAAAAAATAGTCGATTATATGAAGAAGCAGGGCAGATTGGATTATGATCCACCTGATGCTGTGATTTTTGTCTATTCATCGGGATTTGAAGAGAAGATCGATTCCAACCATGACATTCTTGTTCGCGCCTTTCTGGGGGGGAGGCTTGGATTTTTCAAATCTAGCGGATTGAGAATTGCCTACCTGAGTGGATTTGGAATCGGAGCTGCTGCGGTTGCGGCCAAAGTTGAGGAACTGACAACCTTTGGAGTTCGCCAATTTGTGTCGCTAGGAATGGCTGGAGGAATTTCTCCAAAGCTAAAGTTGGGAGAATTGGTTATTTGTGAAGAATCAATTCGCGATGAAGGGGCCTCTCATCATTATTTGGCCCCAGGTGACAGAGCGATAGCAGATCCAGTTCTCGTGAATCGACTCAAGGAGGGCTGTCGTCGCTGTGGAGTGGTTTTTGGCAAGGGGAGTTCATGGACGATTGATAGTCCCTACAGAGAAACTCAAGAAGAGTTGCGCTATTATCGTGAGGCAGGAATTCTGACGGTTGAAATGGAAGCTTCAGCATTGTTCGCCGTGGCCAAATACAGAGGGGTATCGGCAGCTGCCATATTCGTTGTCAGTGATTTATTGCAGGATGAGCGGGAATGGGAGCCGAATTTTCACTTTAAACAAGTCAAACAGGGAATGGAACTGGGGCTGAAGATAATTCTAGATACACTCAATTCATTGCAGTCGTAA
- a CDS encoding response regulator transcription factor: MKRLLLIEDDQTLGQSLQERLVREGFEVKWADNLVLARDLVRCEEFHLVILDVGLPDGSGFDFAREIRKMRPYPFIFVTAQNSAESRLEGYELGAEEYIPKPFHLKELLMRIRHVLNNHSTLRRLELGDIVIDFDGMVIERTHAQKEHLPLKDFQVLKLLIDKSPAVVSRDDIIEGVWGHDKFPTNRTVDNVILRIRQSLGPRGSDLIRSVRGVGYQWLIEGEYNGK, from the coding sequence ATGAAAAGGCTACTATTGATCGAAGATGATCAAACATTGGGACAATCTCTTCAGGAGCGTCTTGTTCGTGAGGGCTTTGAAGTCAAGTGGGCGGACAACTTGGTTCTTGCTCGTGATCTTGTTCGCTGCGAAGAATTTCATCTTGTTATTTTAGATGTTGGTCTTCCTGATGGATCGGGGTTTGATTTTGCCCGTGAGATTCGAAAAATGAGACCCTATCCGTTTATTTTTGTGACGGCCCAGAATTCGGCAGAAAGTCGACTCGAAGGTTATGAATTAGGCGCAGAGGAATATATTCCAAAGCCCTTTCATCTCAAAGAGTTATTGATGCGGATTCGTCATGTTTTGAACAATCACAGTACTCTCCGAAGGTTAGAGTTAGGAGATATTGTCATTGATTTTGATGGAATGGTGATTGAGCGAACTCACGCCCAGAAAGAGCATCTTCCACTCAAGGATTTTCAGGTATTGAAATTGCTCATAGACAAGAGTCCAGCGGTAGTGAGCCGCGATGACATCATCGAAGGCGTTTGGGGGCATGACAAGTTCCCAACCAATAGAACTGTAGACAACGTAATATTGAGAATTCGTCAGTCGCTCGGCCCTCGAGGATCAGATTTAATTCGCTCAGTAAGAGGGGTCGGATATCAGTGGCTGATTGAAGGAGAATACAATGGCAAATAA
- the hemH gene encoding ferrochelatase, translating into MKKGLLLINLGTPSAAEPKAVGQYLREFLMDPLVIDVPALLRWLFVNVIVVPRRRYKSAHAYRQIWSPEGSPLLIHSLALLKALRREMDSGWLVNLGMRYGEPSIRQALLEFRQADIRELYILPLYPQFADSSTTTGLLKVKEELRGLQWNPERIKCLPHFFWFSGFIRATTKIINLEKDNFRPDHLLFSYHGLPERHLTKRQDLKRVCNFDNKCCANLRQDNWLCYRAQCFETTRLLLKELGHPNEQSSIAFQSRLGRAKWINPSLEVELKRLAEKGVKRLLVACPSFVSDCLETLEEIGIRTRDLFQTLGGEDLKLVPCLNADSIWVESFRELMETDNWLEFPRALELLQTSPS; encoded by the coding sequence ATGAAAAAGGGATTGCTGCTTATCAATCTCGGTACGCCAAGTGCTGCGGAGCCGAAGGCCGTGGGTCAATATTTGCGTGAGTTCCTGATGGATCCCCTGGTCATTGATGTGCCTGCGCTTCTTCGTTGGTTGTTTGTGAACGTGATTGTTGTTCCGCGCCGTCGTTATAAGAGTGCCCATGCCTATCGCCAGATTTGGAGTCCAGAGGGATCGCCGCTTTTGATTCATAGTCTGGCTCTGCTCAAGGCTTTGCGCAGAGAAATGGACTCTGGTTGGCTTGTCAATTTAGGGATGAGATACGGAGAGCCATCTATTCGGCAGGCTCTCCTTGAATTTCGGCAGGCCGACATCCGCGAACTTTATATTTTGCCTTTGTACCCTCAATTTGCTGATTCATCGACCACAACAGGTTTGCTTAAAGTCAAAGAAGAACTAAGGGGCTTGCAATGGAACCCGGAAAGAATAAAATGCCTTCCCCATTTTTTTTGGTTTTCTGGCTTTATTCGGGCGACGACCAAAATCATAAACCTGGAAAAGGATAATTTTCGGCCAGATCATCTGCTCTTTAGCTATCATGGTCTGCCTGAGCGGCATCTAACAAAGAGGCAGGATCTCAAGAGAGTTTGTAATTTCGATAACAAGTGCTGTGCCAATTTGAGACAGGACAATTGGTTGTGCTACAGAGCGCAGTGTTTTGAAACAACGCGATTGCTCTTAAAAGAGCTCGGGCACCCCAACGAGCAGTCTTCCATTGCTTTTCAAAGCCGATTGGGGCGAGCGAAATGGATTAACCCAAGTCTTGAGGTCGAGCTAAAGAGGCTCGCTGAGAAAGGCGTTAAGAGGCTTCTGGTCGCATGCCCTTCGTTTGTTTCAGATTGTCTCGAAACCTTAGAGGAAATCGGAATTCGGACGAGAGATCTATTTCAAACTCTCGGTGGGGAAGATCTCAAATTAGTTCCCTGTTTGAATGCTGACTCCATTTGGGTGGAGTCCTTCAGGGAACTCATGGAAACTGACAACTGGCTTGAATTTCCTCGTGCTCTTGAACTCTTACAAACCTCGCCCTCATAG
- the hemN gene encoding oxygen-independent coproporphyrinogen III oxidase: MKYSELLQKYDVPAPRYTSYPTVPYWTDSPTSEQWVSSLRQGFSQEAEVPWSLYIHMPFCESLCTFCGCNTSITKNHDKEDPYIEHLHRELSMYLERVPEFLSHPLREIHLGGGSPTFFSAQNLVRLVQPILDKVKIRRDDFEAGIEVDPRRATKEQLSELHRIGFRRISLGIQDFNPETQRLVNRIQPYEMTKGVYELARSLGYNSINFDLIYGLPMQTPESIRAMALKTVDLRPDRIALYSFALVPWIKPAQRLFKDEDLPAGAQKRELYEIAREILLGAGYVEIGMDHFALPSDALAKAQASKDLHRNFMGYTDKRTSVLLGLGVSAISESPSCFHQNEKVLNVYERKIAGGALATFRGHLLSEEDLRQREQILLFMTRGEVAMHDREQEEDVRHFLSALVDDSIVTLENGILKITQLGMPFLRNACMALDLRLRQQKPSTKVFSQAM; the protein is encoded by the coding sequence ATGAAGTATTCTGAACTTCTGCAAAAATATGACGTGCCCGCGCCTCGCTATACGAGTTACCCAACTGTACCCTATTGGACAGATTCTCCAACTTCAGAGCAGTGGGTCAGTTCTCTGAGACAAGGTTTTTCTCAGGAGGCCGAAGTCCCTTGGAGTCTTTATATACATATGCCTTTTTGCGAATCACTTTGCACTTTTTGTGGGTGCAACACTTCGATCACAAAAAATCATGACAAGGAAGATCCTTACATTGAGCATTTGCATCGAGAACTTTCTATGTATCTGGAGAGGGTGCCAGAGTTTCTTTCCCATCCATTGCGTGAGATTCATTTAGGTGGAGGATCGCCGACTTTTTTTTCGGCTCAAAATTTGGTTCGCCTTGTCCAACCCATTCTTGATAAAGTCAAAATCCGGAGGGACGATTTCGAAGCGGGAATTGAGGTCGACCCAAGAAGAGCGACCAAAGAGCAGCTGTCCGAGCTTCACAGAATTGGTTTTCGACGAATCAGTCTTGGAATTCAGGATTTTAATCCTGAGACTCAGCGACTTGTGAATCGCATTCAACCTTATGAAATGACGAAGGGCGTGTACGAGCTGGCTCGGTCATTGGGGTACAATTCAATAAATTTTGATTTGATCTACGGATTGCCCATGCAGACGCCTGAATCTATTCGAGCAATGGCCTTAAAGACAGTGGATCTGAGACCCGACCGCATTGCCCTATATAGTTTTGCTCTCGTGCCATGGATAAAACCGGCACAGAGATTGTTTAAAGACGAAGATCTTCCTGCCGGGGCCCAAAAGCGGGAGCTTTATGAAATAGCAAGGGAAATTCTTCTCGGGGCTGGCTATGTTGAGATTGGTATGGATCATTTTGCGCTACCATCTGATGCTCTCGCGAAGGCCCAAGCCTCAAAAGATTTGCATCGCAATTTCATGGGCTACACGGACAAACGCACCTCTGTGCTCTTGGGTCTTGGAGTGAGTGCTATTTCAGAATCTCCGAGCTGTTTTCATCAGAATGAAAAGGTTCTTAATGTCTATGAGCGAAAGATTGCGGGAGGAGCTTTAGCCACTTTTCGAGGGCATCTGTTGAGCGAGGAGGACCTCAGGCAGAGGGAGCAGATTCTCTTGTTTATGACTCGAGGGGAAGTTGCTATGCACGATAGGGAGCAAGAGGAAGATGTTAGGCATTTTCTTTCTGCTCTTGTTGATGACTCAATTGTTACTCTTGAGAACGGGATTCTCAAAATAACTCAGCTTGGGATGCCATTTTTGCGAAACGCCTGCATGGCTTTGGATCTTCGATTGCGTCAGCAAAAACCGAGCACCAAGGTTTTTTCGCAGGCCATGTGA
- a CDS encoding uroporphyrinogen decarboxylase, with product MANKRFTKALARIPQEIPPIWMMRQAGRYHSHYQKLKEKYSFMELCKIPELAAETAMGPIEDFDFDIAILFSDLLFPLEALGMGLTYSPGPQLEWKLSEETIGKLLPVEEAIGSVEFQREALRATRARLPSDKSLIGFVGGPWTLFGYAVEGSHKGGLKEAKSLWHLLPRFNEIILPFLEKNIELQLDGGAEVVMVLDTAAGELSPFLFSQGVAPGIISLAKRFPGQLGYYSHHTQKAHLLPILDSEVTLAGFGCDHRWELSSLFSLSQVGFVQGNFDQSLLFSRSDCFSKRLDEFLAPLLEMSREMRAGWVCGLGHGILPGTPEENVREFVRRVREVFK from the coding sequence ATGGCAAATAAGCGATTTACCAAGGCCTTGGCTAGAATTCCTCAGGAGATTCCACCTATTTGGATGATGAGGCAGGCAGGAAGATATCATTCTCATTACCAAAAACTAAAGGAAAAATACTCTTTCATGGAGCTGTGTAAGATTCCAGAACTTGCAGCAGAAACGGCTATGGGACCGATCGAGGATTTTGACTTTGATATTGCTATATTGTTTAGCGATTTGTTGTTTCCGTTGGAAGCTCTGGGAATGGGCCTGACCTATTCACCCGGTCCGCAGTTGGAATGGAAGCTGAGCGAGGAGACAATCGGGAAGCTCTTGCCTGTCGAAGAGGCCATCGGTTCTGTGGAGTTTCAGCGCGAGGCGCTTCGGGCTACCCGTGCTCGATTGCCGTCCGACAAAAGTCTGATTGGTTTTGTGGGCGGACCTTGGACTTTGTTTGGTTATGCCGTAGAGGGGAGTCATAAAGGGGGCTTGAAAGAAGCCAAATCTCTTTGGCACCTTCTCCCGAGATTTAATGAAATTATTCTTCCGTTCCTTGAAAAGAATATTGAGTTACAGCTCGATGGCGGTGCGGAAGTCGTTATGGTTTTGGACACAGCGGCAGGTGAGTTGTCTCCTTTTCTATTTTCTCAGGGAGTTGCACCGGGAATCATTAGCTTGGCCAAGCGCTTTCCTGGTCAGCTCGGTTATTATAGCCATCACACTCAAAAGGCCCATCTCCTGCCAATTCTTGATTCTGAAGTTACGCTAGCGGGGTTTGGGTGTGATCATCGTTGGGAATTGTCTTCATTGTTTTCTCTGAGTCAGGTCGGATTTGTTCAGGGTAATTTTGATCAGTCTCTTTTATTTTCAAGGTCCGACTGTTTTTCGAAGCGTCTTGATGAGTTTTTGGCGCCTCTTCTTGAGATGAGCAGAGAGATGAGAGCTGGGTGGGTGTGTGGTCTCGGACACGGTATATTGCCCGGAACGCCAGAGGAGAACGTGCGCGAGTTTGTTCGGAGGGTGAGGGAGGTTTTCAAATGA
- a CDS encoding FAD-dependent oxidoreductase yields the protein MSKPKVVVIGGGISGLTAALALVEAGFSVKLYEEKEAVGGLIGTYRSEYGISESAANGILNSKIVENLCQRLGVPLVGTLPSARHRYVYVGGRSRRWPFTLIESLGLISKLLWYRIRGKDRIAPTSGETVSGWLTRWFGPWVDEKLLGPALLGIYASRSRDLSASLVLGPLFGRPKHPKPSLRGTVAPLGGMGALICALEERIRALGVEIFTGSTYQWELWEDGRTPHVLATSAAQAARITKTVFPDLSKKLQQIRMLPVISATLFFSKEDTVLKGFGCLFSEREKANSLGVLVPTCIFPGRSSVSAETWILGGALKPEAIELSEAEILKKILEDRARLFGKKSQALSQNIFIWKEALPFYDLYLESFLSELHLPSNLFLTGNYLGKIGIAGLVERSLNIPNEIFSQRGIE from the coding sequence ATGAGCAAGCCTAAAGTGGTAGTTATTGGGGGTGGCATTTCTGGTCTGACAGCCGCCCTTGCGCTGGTTGAAGCTGGATTCTCAGTCAAGCTATACGAAGAGAAAGAGGCGGTCGGCGGACTTATTGGCACCTATCGCAGTGAATATGGAATATCCGAGTCAGCGGCGAATGGGATTCTCAATTCTAAAATCGTAGAAAACCTTTGCCAGCGCCTGGGTGTGCCTCTTGTGGGAACACTTCCTTCGGCACGCCACCGATATGTTTACGTAGGTGGCAGGTCCAGGCGCTGGCCGTTTACGCTAATTGAAAGCCTTGGTCTTATTTCAAAACTATTATGGTATCGAATTCGCGGGAAGGATCGGATAGCCCCTACTTCAGGTGAAACCGTTTCTGGTTGGTTGACTCGTTGGTTTGGTCCTTGGGTGGATGAGAAATTACTGGGGCCTGCACTTCTAGGAATCTATGCTTCGCGTTCGAGAGATCTGAGTGCTTCGTTGGTTTTGGGTCCCCTCTTTGGCCGACCCAAGCATCCTAAGCCATCTTTGCGCGGAACAGTGGCTCCTCTCGGAGGGATGGGAGCGCTCATTTGCGCCCTTGAGGAGAGGATTCGAGCTTTAGGGGTAGAGATTTTTACGGGATCTACCTACCAGTGGGAATTGTGGGAAGATGGAAGAACTCCCCATGTGCTGGCGACTTCAGCGGCTCAGGCAGCCCGAATCACAAAGACTGTCTTTCCCGATCTTTCAAAGAAATTGCAACAAATTCGCATGTTGCCAGTGATCTCAGCGACTTTATTTTTTTCAAAGGAAGATACAGTGTTGAAGGGTTTCGGCTGTCTCTTCAGCGAAAGGGAAAAGGCCAATTCTTTGGGAGTGCTCGTTCCAACCTGTATTTTTCCAGGTCGTAGTTCTGTAAGTGCTGAAACTTGGATTTTGGGTGGAGCTTTGAAGCCAGAAGCGATTGAATTGAGCGAGGCTGAAATACTCAAGAAAATTTTAGAAGATCGAGCGAGACTGTTTGGAAAGAAGTCACAAGCTTTGTCCCAGAATATTTTTATTTGGAAAGAAGCTTTGCCTTTCTACGATCTTTATTTGGAATCCTTTCTGTCAGAGCTGCATCTGCCATCCAATTTATTTTTGACGGGAAATTATCTTGGAAAAATCGGCATTGCGGGCTTGGTTGAGAGAAGTCTCAATATTCCAAATGAGATTTTTTCTCAGCGAGGAATTGAATGA